AGGGTAGCCCCATTGCAATCCAAATATCAAGTGTATTATTAGAGATTCCAAGGTAGTTACAAGTCTGTTTTTTGTTTAGAAAAGGGCTGTCAGCCCCAATATCTTCTTTAAAATGATGAATTTCGTTCTTTATTAGTGTTGCAATCATTTGCTGAATTTCTTGAGTTTGTTCTTCTGGTAATTGTACTAGCATATATTATTCTCCTTTTAAAAGTAAAAAACCAAGGTTTCATTTTACCTTGGTCGTTATTTTTTCTTTTGAACTGATAGCTGTTCTTTAAAAAGTTTATTCATTTTTTTCTGTCCCTCAGAAGAGTTGAGAGTATCTTTGTTGATTTCCCCTTTATAAATTTGTTCCATTAGAAGTAAGTATGCTTCACCTAAAGCAGTAGTGATAAGACCAGCGGTTGTACCAGAAATAGCTCCACCAACACCGGTACCAATACCTGGGAAAAATTTCAATATATTAGAGACAATAGTTTTACCGATTAATGTAGCACTACCAGATCCTAAAGTGGATGTTACGAAAGCTGTTAGGAAAGCTTTATTTATTTCGAGTCCAAATATTACAGTAATCGCACTAATCATAGCAACTTGAGTTGGCACTAGTAAAAATGCATCAGCAAAGGGGATTGGAGCGAAACCTTCTCCAAAACTTGCTGTTACCGCTGTTGCAATAGCAGCCCTAGCATGTTTTTTTTTTGCTTCTAGAGATACTTTTTGAATATTTTGTAGTGTATCTTGAAGCTCGGAAGGTAATACTTCAGACATTACATTTATTAAGGTATCCAGCCCAAAGGATTTCGCAACATATTCTTCATCAAAATCCATGTCCTGAGCAAGAATTGGTACAACCTTACAAATATCAAGGTTTTCTTGTTCTACATGATTTTTCATTTCCAAAGCTTTTTTTCTTGGAACAGATTGTGTGAGTACCACGATTATTGGGACTTTGGAGTTTTTATTTTTTTCAGAGAACTCCTTTAGCCACTCTACCTCAGAACTATCAAAGGTACGGTTTGCTCCTACATTAATGCAGTACCAAATACAGTGGATTGTTTTGTTGATGTCATTAGAGGAGTAACCTTCGCTTATTAATTTTATTACTTCATCTTTTACGTTGTCTTGTTGGTCAGAAGAAAGTTCGAAACCGGGAGTGTCATAAATGGAGAGAGGATAGTCACTCTTAACAATTTTTCTGATTTCTTGTGTTACTGGTCTACCTAGACCGGTATCAGCAAAGTCACCTCTAAACAAACTGTTAATGAGTGTACTTTTTCCTACCCCAGATTTACCAATAACTATTATGTTAAGCTGTTTTAGATTATTTATTTTATCATTAATTGCATTAATACATTGTTGAGCAATACTATCTGTATCAATCTGCATTGATTTCTTCCTTTATATAATTATTTTTTTTTGACTAGTTCATCTTCCCATGAGACACTATAGTGCTGTCGATTATTTATCCCTACTTGTTTTTTATATAAATAATTAGTGGTTTTTTTCAAGACTTTCGGTAATAACGTTGTAGAAACTATTATTGCTCCAGTTCCTATAATGTACTTCATTTTAGATTTTTTTTTAATTGGTTTCGAATTTTTCTTTGACATAATATTTCTCACTAAATTTAAGTTTTGAAGTAATTATATCATATAAAACATTAAAATTGCTACAAAATTTCAACATTATTCAACTATCTTTATTTCCCATAACATAAGTAAATTGTTTTGCTGTTTCTGCATCAAAAGTGCGGTAGCTAACGACTCCTAGGCCTTTGACGTTTGATTCAGAGATAAGAATGGAGCAATCTGATTTGACTTGTTCCACAAAGGCGATGTGGCTATAGGTTGGATCTGCTCCAGCTTGTCCTGGGCTAAAAGATAGTGCGGAGTGCTCGGTAGGGGTATTTCCAGAAAAGAGGTCTTCACAGATGGTAGTTAGGGTATCTATCCCACCACGTTCACGGACAGTGTTTAAGGTGCTCAGTCCACCAGACCAGGCTTTAAAGTTGTTTAGTGAATTGATTTCGACTTTGTATTCCATAAGAGATTTCCTTTCTAGTGTTCATAGTGTTTGTTGGTTTTGAGGAGTCTTAAGATAGCCTCCCCACGATCAGTTATTTCACGGCTATTCTGAATCATCTTCATGTATTCTGTTTGCATGATTTTGTCTGCTTCAGAAACGAGTGCGAGAGAGTTTGCGACTTGATAGGTTAACCAGCGAATGGTTCGTTCGATACTGTAGGGTTGTGGACTGGTTGAGAGTTTTAAGGGTTCGACCCCTCCAAAGAGCCTTTGCCATTTTTCATCGGGCTTATAGGCTCCAAAACGGGTGACACCATCATAGACTTGGATTTCCTTGTTCACGATGCCTCTTGCGATTTCTCCGAGGTCCACACCGTTGATGTATTCCTCCACAACGCCTTGGGCTTTCTGGTCTGAAAAGCGTAGCTCGTAGCGGTTCCAGATACCAAAAATCTCCAAGGATTCTTCCAAGGAGATATTTTCCATACGGGCGATTTCGTATCGCTTTTCATAAAAGTTGAAGTAGAGCTGACTTTGACGGCTCCCAAAGTAAAGGGAGAGACCGTGATTGGCTTCCATATCGTCGTTATCGGTGAAGGAGCATGATATTTCATGATCTTAGATCTATTTGAAGTCATGATTAATATCAAATAAACCAAGAACTAAATCTCGAAGTTCACTTGCACTAAAGACCTCATAAGCAGGCATTTCTTCTTTCTCTTTTGCTATCTGTCTGTTTCGATGGTTGAACCAGATAGGATGCCATCCAGCGTTATAACTTCCTTCGATATCGTTGATAAAGGTATCCCCAATGTATAGGCTTTCTGAAGGTAAGAAATTTAACTTTTTGGCAGTATAGTCAAAGATTTCTTGTTGAGGTTTGCTATACCCTGTGGTCTGACTAATAATGATTTTTTTCTTTTCAAAATATTGATAGGCACCAATAAGCTGGAGTTTTCGACTCTGTAAGTCAACAGGGCCATTAGTTAGAATACCGATTGGGATGTGGTTTTCATGTAGAGCCAGCAGTAGTTGATGTATCTCAGGAATCATTGTAATCTGATCGAGTTCATATTCATAGTCAGCTTGGAAGTCTAGAGCTTCTGTCCTAGATATACTATCGATGCCAAATTCTTCCATAGTCTTCTGACAGCGAAAAATTCTAAGTTCCTCAATACTGATGAGTTTTTTCGTGTATTTAGGAAAAGCAACATCAGACCAATATCTAAAACGTTTGTAAATGTTATCTATTTGTTGGATATCAATCGTTGGAAAACATTTCTCAACGCTACGTTTAAAGGGGAGTTGATGGTCATAA
The DNA window shown above is from Streptococcus salivarius and carries:
- a CDS encoding YcjF family protein, which codes for MQIDTDSIAQQCINAINDKINNLKQLNIIVIGKSGVGKSTLINSLFRGDFADTGLGRPVTQEIRKIVKSDYPLSIYDTPGFELSSDQQDNVKDEVIKLISEGYSSNDINKTIHCIWYCINVGANRTFDSSEVEWLKEFSEKNKNSKVPIIVVLTQSVPRKKALEMKNHVEQENLDICKVVPILAQDMDFDEEYVAKSFGLDTLINVMSEVLPSELQDTLQNIQKVSLEAKKKHARAAIATAVTASFGEGFAPIPFADAFLLVPTQVAMISAITVIFGLEINKAFLTAFVTSTLGSGSATLIGKTIVSNILKFFPGIGTGVGGAISGTTAGLITTALGEAYLLLMEQIYKGEINKDTLNSSEGQKKMNKLFKEQLSVQKKK
- a CDS encoding HAD family hydrolase; this translates as MTYKNIVFDLDDTLYDHQLPFKRSVEKCFPTIDIQQIDNIYKRFRYWSDVAFPKYTKKLISIEELRIFRCQKTMEEFGIDSISRTEALDFQADYEYELDQITMIPEIHQLLLALHENHIPIGILTNGPVDLQSRKLQLIGAYQYFEKKKIIISQTTGYSKPQQEIFDYTAKKLNFLPSESLYIGDTFINDIEGSYNAGWHPIWFNHRNRQIAKEKEEMPAYEVFSASELRDLVLGLFDINHDFK
- a CDS encoding helix-turn-helix domain-containing protein; the protein is MLVQLPEEQTQEIQQMIATLIKNEIHHFKEDIGADSPFLNKKQTCNYLGISNNTLDIWIAMGLPYIRIGKSIRFNKESINQWMTRLEISASGD